A genome region from Thermomonospora amylolytica includes the following:
- a CDS encoding TetR/AcrR family transcriptional regulator, producing the protein MPPTARTPRSRWIEAGLDALARGGPDAVRIEALAAELGVTKGGFYGYFDGRPALLAEMLDEWERRCTDDILEQVESEGGDPAGRIRRAGQLTFSDDLHRIDLAVREWARHDPSVAARLRRVDNVRMDFLRAMFGSFIEDPDEVEARSILTFALAIGRHFIAADHPGRTRREAIHLAGELLLRP; encoded by the coding sequence GTGCCTCCCACCGCCCGTACCCCACGAAGCCGCTGGATCGAAGCCGGACTCGACGCCCTGGCCCGGGGCGGGCCGGACGCCGTCCGGATCGAGGCCCTGGCCGCCGAACTCGGGGTGACGAAGGGCGGCTTCTACGGGTACTTCGACGGTCGTCCCGCCTTGCTCGCCGAGATGCTCGACGAGTGGGAACGCCGCTGCACCGACGACATCCTCGAGCAGGTCGAGTCCGAAGGCGGGGACCCCGCCGGACGGATCCGGCGCGCCGGCCAGCTGACCTTCTCCGACGACCTGCACCGGATCGATCTCGCGGTCCGCGAGTGGGCCCGCCACGACCCGTCGGTCGCGGCGCGGCTGCGGCGGGTCGACAACGTCCGGATGGACTTCCTGCGCGCGATGTTCGGGAGCTTCATCGAGGACCCCGACGAGGTCGAGGCGCGGAGCATCCTGACCTTCGCGCTCGCGATCGGCCGTCACTTCATCGCCGCGGACCATCCCGGACGCACCAGACGCGAGGCCATCCACCTGGCCGGAGAACTCCTCCTGCGCCCCTGA
- a CDS encoding DUF2867 domain-containing protein, which produces MARLAKSTHTEHPWRIHELTGDFRVEDVWAFRTPGAGPGDFPAMLAAMRTGGGLARQPRPVRFLFAVRWRLGALLGWDDPAAGVGARVASLRDRLPDDLRDAPRGRDSDAMPLKGVYELATESARELANKTVHTVMHLGWAQGANGDHELRMAVLVKPNGWFGRLYMAAIAPFRHLVVYPALTRRWERAWRERGDLAARPGERGLR; this is translated from the coding sequence GTGGCACGACTCGCGAAGTCCACTCACACCGAGCATCCGTGGCGCATCCACGAACTCACCGGCGACTTCCGGGTCGAGGACGTGTGGGCGTTCCGCACCCCCGGAGCCGGACCCGGCGACTTCCCGGCGATGCTGGCGGCGATGCGGACCGGCGGCGGGCTCGCGAGACAGCCGCGGCCGGTGCGGTTCCTGTTCGCCGTCCGGTGGAGGCTCGGCGCGCTCCTCGGCTGGGACGACCCGGCGGCGGGCGTCGGCGCGCGGGTCGCCTCGCTCCGCGACCGCCTGCCCGACGACCTCCGCGATGCGCCCCGGGGCCGGGACAGCGACGCCATGCCCCTGAAAGGGGTCTACGAACTCGCCACGGAGTCCGCCCGCGAGCTGGCGAACAAGACCGTGCACACCGTGATGCACCTCGGCTGGGCGCAGGGCGCGAACGGTGACCACGAGTTGCGGATGGCCGTTCTCGTCAAGCCCAACGGATGGTTCGGGCGGCTCTACATGGCCGCCATCGCGCCCTTCCGGCACCTCGTCGTCTATCCGGCCCTGACCCGCCGGTGGGAACGGGCCTGGCGCGAGCGCGGCGACCTCGCGGCGCGGCCCGGTGAACGGGGCCTGCGATGA
- a CDS encoding DUF6463 family protein → MNAAKRPLRWASGIMLVLGAGHLLLLTLLAREDVAGWVDRGVWAAVPLALADGDAGSPQNQLAFWAGPGSFAVPLILLGCLTWHLAGRGVAVPAGIGWGLAAWCFVGGVLLVPSPYFAGVVSGALIILAARKEPRPQATRTRQNDLP, encoded by the coding sequence ATGAACGCCGCCAAGCGACCGCTGCGCTGGGCGAGCGGCATCATGCTCGTGCTGGGGGCGGGTCACCTGCTGTTGCTGACCCTGCTCGCCCGGGAGGACGTCGCCGGCTGGGTGGATCGGGGGGTGTGGGCGGCCGTCCCGCTCGCACTGGCGGACGGGGACGCCGGGTCCCCGCAGAACCAGCTCGCCTTCTGGGCCGGTCCGGGAAGCTTCGCCGTGCCCCTGATCCTCCTGGGCTGCCTGACATGGCACCTGGCCGGACGCGGGGTGGCCGTGCCCGCCGGGATCGGCTGGGGCCTCGCGGCATGGTGTTTCGTCGGCGGCGTCCTGCTCGTGCCGTCCCCGTACTTCGCGGGCGTCGTCTCCGGCGCCCTCATCATCCTGGCCGCACGGAAAGAGCCCCGGCCACAAGCGACCCGAACCCGCCAGAACGACCTGCCGTGA
- a CDS encoding DUF6879 family protein yields the protein MGTPLTNEDFETLLSGTAESAVHLELRDAYMADAAFTAWLESGVIVDDPADEWWRSVIGEAVARGVEIRRARIISEPVSDYVRWLYECTEPVNLAAGEKVRWLPRHRTTGLLVPPSDFWVFDSTVLVWNHFSGDGEWADNEVVRDPALAKLCVDAFEAVWKRAIDHREYRPS from the coding sequence ATGGGCACACCGCTGACCAATGAGGATTTCGAGACGCTGCTGTCCGGGACGGCGGAGTCGGCGGTCCACCTGGAACTGCGAGACGCCTACATGGCCGATGCGGCGTTCACGGCATGGCTTGAGAGCGGCGTGATCGTGGACGATCCCGCCGACGAGTGGTGGCGCTCGGTGATCGGGGAGGCGGTTGCCCGGGGGGTTGAGATACGGCGGGCCCGGATCATTTCCGAGCCGGTCTCGGACTACGTTCGATGGCTCTATGAATGTACGGAGCCGGTGAACCTGGCGGCCGGTGAAAAAGTTCGATGGCTCCCTCGTCACCGGACTACCGGCCTGCTGGTTCCGCCCTCGGACTTCTGGGTGTTCGACTCGACCGTGCTCGTGTGGAACCACTTCTCCGGTGACGGCGAGTGGGCCGACAACGAGGTGGTCCGTGACCCTGCGCTGGCCAAGTTGTGCGTCGACGCGTTCGAGGCGGTATGGAAACGGGCCATCGACCACCGGGAGTACCGGCCCTCCTAG
- a CDS encoding helix-turn-helix domain-containing protein, with the protein MPIHPSSSVQQAREALAARLREIRLDSGLSAREIAAACGWHESKCSRMQSGRQALTDADIRAWCAACGADERTVAELITANRQLDSAYVAWQRMQRGGLKRLQEAVMPLWERTEIFRIYEPGVVPGFFQTQGYAAALLARISDFFSISGDSDEAAAARVERQRLLHTGGHRFAVVIEEAVLRTRIGDAEVMAGQLGHLLDVMSLPSVSLGVIPFTADRSMWPVEGFWILDDDQAVLETVSAKITVQQAGELELYRRTFAELSEIAVRGAAARQLITTAISDL; encoded by the coding sequence ATGCCGATCCATCCCTCCTCGTCCGTCCAGCAGGCCAGGGAGGCCCTGGCCGCTCGGCTGCGGGAGATCCGCCTGGACTCCGGCCTGTCCGCTCGTGAGATCGCAGCGGCCTGCGGCTGGCACGAGTCGAAGTGCAGTCGCATGCAGAGCGGCAGACAGGCGCTCACCGACGCCGACATCAGGGCATGGTGCGCGGCCTGTGGCGCCGATGAGCGGACGGTGGCCGAACTGATCACCGCCAATCGTCAACTCGACTCTGCTTATGTGGCATGGCAGCGGATGCAGCGAGGTGGTCTCAAGCGCCTTCAGGAAGCGGTGATGCCGCTGTGGGAGCGCACTGAGATCTTCCGCATCTATGAGCCGGGCGTGGTGCCGGGATTCTTCCAGACCCAAGGCTATGCAGCCGCCCTGCTCGCCCGGATCTCCGACTTCTTCTCGATATCCGGTGACAGTGATGAGGCGGCTGCGGCGAGGGTGGAACGGCAACGTCTGCTCCACACGGGCGGTCACCGTTTCGCGGTGGTGATCGAAGAGGCGGTACTGCGCACCCGGATCGGCGATGCGGAGGTCATGGCCGGCCAACTCGGCCATCTGCTGGACGTCATGTCGCTGCCCTCTGTTTCGCTGGGCGTGATTCCGTTCACCGCCGACCGGTCCATGTGGCCGGTCGAGGGATTCTGGATCCTGGACGACGACCAGGCCGTGCTGGAGACCGTATCCGCGAAGATCACCGTTCAACAGGCGGGAGAACTGGAGCTGTATCGGCGAACCTTTGCGGAGCTGTCCGAGATCGCCGTGCGCGGCGCGGCGGCCCGCCAGTTGATCACAACGGCGATCAGCGATCTTTGA
- a CDS encoding glycine-rich domain-containing protein: protein MTVTPERTATAVASDPRHLVSPDLFGRLVDRIARDEQVSTEHAERVMTQTLAFLQACALTPGAGLSPSRAVDVGWHTFVLHTREYAEFCDRIAGRFIHHTPTGDSATDGPVTAVGATVAAMRAAGLPVDIELWVSSADCSQCHAGCYDSPNFPEGA, encoded by the coding sequence TTGACCGTAACGCCGGAAAGGACGGCGACAGCCGTCGCCAGCGACCCGAGACATCTGGTCTCCCCGGACCTGTTCGGCCGGCTCGTCGACCGGATCGCCAGGGACGAGCAGGTGAGCACCGAGCACGCCGAACGGGTGATGACCCAGACGCTCGCCTTCCTCCAGGCGTGCGCGCTCACCCCCGGTGCCGGACTGTCCCCGTCGCGTGCGGTGGACGTGGGATGGCACACCTTCGTTCTCCACACCCGCGAGTACGCCGAGTTCTGCGACAGGATCGCCGGGCGGTTCATCCACCACACCCCCACCGGCGACAGCGCGACGGACGGGCCGGTGACCGCTGTCGGCGCCACGGTGGCCGCGATGCGGGCGGCCGGGTTGCCGGTGGACATCGAGCTGTGGGTGTCCTCGGCGGATTGCAGTCAGTGTCACGCGGGCTGCTATGACTCCCCGAACTTCCCGGAAGGGGCGTGA
- a CDS encoding phosphotransferase family protein, with the protein MRKLQWHDLPDAARTAVEERFGPVFKAESAEHGIMPGLAARLYIEDGGSVFLKAVPNDSHAARLHIRERAANAAMTGVVPAPRMLWSADAGGCLLMVFQYVEGGRRADLSPASPDLPGVLEALSRIGGPGGTLPPVAANLEMLQEKAAVLLGKKLDGPQWGMYADALDALTVSALEGDALLHYDLHAGNLLVTDDATYVIDWSFACRGAAWIDAAMLVPRLIEAGHTPEQAEALMATLPAWKTAPADALTGLAALWTMFREYKARYGPQEARAFRARAAQAGRAWVTYRTR; encoded by the coding sequence GTGCGCAAGCTCCAGTGGCACGACCTTCCCGACGCGGCACGGACGGCCGTGGAGGAACGCTTCGGGCCGGTGTTCAAGGCCGAGTCGGCCGAGCACGGCATCATGCCCGGTCTGGCCGCGCGGCTGTACATCGAGGACGGCGGCAGCGTCTTCCTCAAGGCCGTTCCGAACGACAGCCACGCCGCCCGCCTCCACATCCGTGAGCGGGCGGCGAACGCGGCCATGACGGGCGTCGTTCCCGCACCCCGGATGCTGTGGTCCGCCGATGCCGGCGGCTGTCTGCTGATGGTGTTCCAGTACGTCGAAGGAGGCCGGAGGGCCGACCTGTCCCCGGCCTCTCCCGACCTGCCCGGCGTACTGGAGGCTCTGTCCAGGATCGGCGGGCCGGGCGGAACCCTCCCGCCGGTCGCCGCCAACCTGGAGATGCTCCAGGAGAAGGCCGCCGTTCTGTTGGGCAAGAAGCTCGACGGACCGCAGTGGGGCATGTACGCCGACGCGCTCGACGCGTTGACGGTCTCCGCGCTGGAGGGGGACGCCCTCCTGCACTACGACCTGCACGCGGGCAACCTCCTGGTCACCGACGACGCGACCTACGTCATCGACTGGTCGTTCGCCTGCCGGGGCGCCGCCTGGATCGACGCGGCCATGCTCGTGCCCCGGCTGATCGAGGCCGGGCACACCCCCGAACAGGCCGAAGCCCTCATGGCGACCCTGCCCGCCTGGAAGACCGCTCCGGCCGACGCCCTGACCGGCCTGGCCGCGCTGTGGACGATGTTCCGCGAGTACAAGGCCCGGTACGGACCCCAGGAGGCCCGAGCGTTCCGCGCCAGGGCCGCCCAGGCGGGACGCGCCTGGGTGACGTACCGAACCCGCTGA
- a CDS encoding DUF397 domain-containing protein — protein MTTPPVWRKSTHSTEGTSSQCVEVAQFPSHIGVRDSKAPESGHLRLSADSFAALLARVKRDEFRA, from the coding sequence ATGACGACTCCCCCCGTATGGCGCAAGAGCACTCACAGCACGGAGGGCACTTCCAGTCAGTGTGTGGAAGTCGCGCAGTTCCCCAGTCACATCGGCGTCCGGGACAGCAAGGCCCCGGAGAGCGGACACCTCCGCCTGTCCGCCGACAGCTTCGCGGCGCTCCTCGCCCGGGTGAAGCGGGACGAGTTCCGCGCCTGA
- a CDS encoding helix-turn-helix domain-containing protein, with protein sequence MNVNEPPDPRLNLWATMAFYLRFYRTQHGQSGDVVAGWLNRSRSSISRLENGESQLKESEAAILDEKWSTGGLFGILLWFARLGHDPNWNKNYLAFERRASEIRLYDGQLVPALLQTPDYARALLIAGREKNLDKAVEDRMSRQAILHKPDAPEIWVLLAETVLAPVVGGAAVMRAQLAQLLELSELPNVILRVVPNSAGANEGLDGPFRVLKVKEGQIGYLLAPNGGRLELDAEEVASLHRRFDRIGASALPVELSRALIKDAMENMR encoded by the coding sequence ATGAACGTCAACGAGCCACCGGACCCACGGCTCAACCTGTGGGCAACGATGGCCTTCTACCTGCGGTTTTATCGCACCCAGCACGGGCAGTCCGGTGACGTGGTGGCAGGCTGGCTCAACAGATCACGTTCCTCGATTTCCAGACTCGAGAACGGAGAGTCCCAGCTCAAGGAGAGCGAAGCGGCGATCCTCGACGAGAAGTGGAGCACCGGCGGCCTGTTCGGCATTCTGCTCTGGTTTGCCCGACTTGGGCACGATCCGAACTGGAACAAGAACTATCTGGCGTTCGAGAGGCGGGCGTCCGAGATCCGGCTGTACGACGGGCAACTGGTCCCCGCTCTGCTCCAGACCCCCGACTACGCCCGCGCCCTGCTGATAGCCGGTCGCGAGAAGAACCTCGACAAGGCAGTGGAGGACCGGATGTCACGTCAGGCGATCCTGCACAAGCCGGATGCCCCGGAGATCTGGGTCCTCCTTGCAGAGACGGTCCTGGCCCCAGTCGTCGGCGGAGCGGCAGTGATGAGGGCGCAACTGGCTCAGCTGCTGGAACTCTCGGAACTTCCGAACGTGATCCTGCGCGTCGTTCCCAACAGCGCGGGGGCGAACGAGGGGCTGGACGGACCGTTCAGGGTCCTGAAGGTCAAGGAAGGGCAGATCGGTTACCTTCTGGCTCCGAACGGCGGGCGACTAGAGTTGGACGCCGAAGAGGTGGCGAGCCTGCATCGCAGGTTCGACCGCATCGGGGCCTCGGCGCTGCCTGTGGAGCTGTCCCGAGCACTGATCAAGGACGCGATGGAGAACATGCGATGA
- a CDS encoding AAA family ATPase, translated as MPPDSLFAPPKPPAPAPVAAEPVAAPGPALYGRDEELAAVRALIARARSGRGGALAMVGGAGMGKTALLDAAVREAAPGFQTIGTRGIRGESRFALAGLHRLLRPVFSATAGLPAEEAAALAFLTGAGGPGPAADPFALCRAVLGLLAELGRSGPVLCWVDDTHHLDRPSLDALTFAARRLADEPVVLLFAGDDRGEDRLDCLADIPVMRLHPLDPDAALKVVRDHIPDVCGDPAAELVELAAGNPLALVELAAELTPEQLTGQAPPPAALPRDSRMRTHFRRRLEALGPGARTLVLLAVADDRLELDTLTRAAAEAGVDLAEWERAQRSGLVRVDGETVRVPDPLARTCLYADATLAERRAVHDLLARVLDRPWHRLRRAWHRAATLQGPDPELADELCAGAALAGAAGNHADAARAWRRAAALTPDPGVKADRLLAAAEDSWRAGRPHTARTLLRLARPLARTPELAGRADLLHGEIELRDGHPVAARRLLLEAAERLAAPRRNLALTALMRAAEAADLIGDTRANRQAAERAARLRHPAEPPVTELMLAHFSGMAAVVFDGRHVEARAALRRVVELGEAGTDPVAKTWAGSAAIALGEDQRAYELAAQAVHRARRPRSTSLLPWSLVILSLSECLLGRFHAALADSAEGLRLARAAGQENCAIDHLALMALVSAQLGDRDTTTAHLAEIAEPVGVRGLSRPATVAAWALACLDLADDRPADAAARLRLRTATGAQHRVIRTLAIPHYVEAAVRCDQRRQATRALAAYEAWAEGTRSPNRLALANRCRALLADDDETAIRHFEEALRLHASADSAFEQARTALLYGHRLRRSRQPRAARDHLRNALQIFTEYGAERWAERARAELRAAGETVEPAAAPAGLDLLTPQQLQIARLVAEGATNREIAAQLTLSPRTIEHHLRNIFARLDIRSRVELTMLLTGGGALSR; from the coding sequence ATGCCACCCGACTCGTTGTTCGCACCCCCCAAACCGCCGGCTCCGGCCCCCGTCGCCGCCGAGCCCGTCGCCGCCCCCGGTCCCGCGCTGTACGGGCGGGACGAGGAACTGGCCGCCGTCCGCGCCCTGATCGCCCGGGCCCGGTCGGGCCGCGGCGGCGCGCTCGCCATGGTGGGCGGCGCGGGCATGGGCAAGACCGCGCTGCTGGACGCCGCCGTCCGCGAGGCCGCGCCCGGCTTCCAGACCATCGGCACCCGCGGCATCCGCGGCGAGTCCCGGTTCGCGCTGGCCGGGCTGCACCGGCTGCTGCGGCCGGTGTTCTCGGCGACCGCCGGGCTGCCCGCCGAGGAGGCCGCCGCGCTGGCGTTCCTGACCGGCGCGGGCGGGCCCGGCCCGGCCGCCGACCCGTTCGCGCTGTGCCGGGCGGTGCTCGGGCTGCTGGCCGAGCTGGGCCGGTCCGGCCCGGTGCTGTGCTGGGTCGACGACACCCACCACCTGGACCGCCCGTCGCTGGACGCGCTGACGTTCGCGGCGCGCCGACTGGCCGACGAGCCGGTGGTGCTGCTGTTCGCCGGCGACGACCGCGGCGAGGACCGGCTGGACTGCCTGGCCGACATCCCGGTCATGCGGCTGCATCCGCTGGACCCGGACGCGGCGCTGAAGGTGGTGCGCGACCACATCCCGGACGTGTGCGGCGACCCGGCCGCCGAGCTGGTGGAGCTGGCCGCCGGCAACCCGCTGGCGCTGGTGGAGCTGGCCGCCGAGCTGACCCCCGAGCAGCTCACCGGGCAGGCCCCGCCGCCCGCCGCGCTGCCCCGCGACAGCCGGATGCGCACCCACTTCCGGCGGCGGCTGGAGGCGCTCGGGCCCGGGGCCCGCACGCTGGTGCTGCTGGCGGTGGCCGACGACCGGCTGGAGCTGGACACCCTGACCCGGGCCGCCGCCGAGGCCGGGGTCGACCTGGCCGAGTGGGAGCGCGCCCAGCGGTCCGGGCTGGTCCGGGTGGACGGCGAGACGGTGCGGGTGCCCGACCCGCTGGCCCGCACCTGCCTGTACGCCGACGCGACGCTGGCCGAACGGCGGGCCGTGCACGACCTGCTGGCCCGGGTGCTGGACCGGCCGTGGCACCGGCTGCGCCGGGCCTGGCACCGGGCCGCCACGCTGCAGGGCCCCGATCCGGAGCTGGCCGACGAGCTGTGCGCGGGCGCCGCACTGGCCGGGGCGGCGGGCAACCACGCCGACGCCGCCCGCGCCTGGCGGCGGGCCGCGGCGCTCACCCCCGACCCGGGGGTCAAGGCGGACCGGCTGCTGGCCGCCGCCGAGGACTCCTGGCGGGCCGGCCGCCCGCACACCGCCCGGACGCTGCTGCGCCTGGCCCGGCCGCTGGCCCGCACCCCCGAGCTGGCCGGCCGGGCGGACCTGCTGCACGGCGAGATCGAGCTGCGCGACGGGCATCCGGTGGCCGCCCGCCGGCTGCTGCTGGAGGCCGCCGAACGGCTGGCCGCGCCGCGCCGCAACCTGGCGCTGACCGCGCTGATGCGGGCCGCGGAGGCCGCCGACCTCATCGGCGACACCCGGGCCAACCGGCAGGCCGCCGAACGCGCCGCCCGGCTGCGGCACCCGGCCGAGCCCCCGGTGACCGAGCTGATGCTGGCGCACTTCTCCGGCATGGCGGCGGTGGTCTTCGACGGCCGGCACGTGGAGGCCCGTGCGGCGCTGCGCCGGGTGGTGGAGCTGGGCGAGGCCGGCACCGACCCGGTGGCCAAGACCTGGGCGGGCAGCGCGGCCATCGCGCTCGGCGAGGACCAGCGGGCCTACGAGCTGGCGGCGCAGGCGGTGCACCGGGCCCGGCGGCCCCGTTCCACCTCGCTGCTGCCGTGGTCGCTGGTGATCCTGTCGCTGTCGGAGTGCCTGCTGGGCCGGTTCCACGCCGCGCTGGCCGACTCGGCCGAGGGGCTGCGGCTGGCCCGGGCGGCCGGGCAGGAGAACTGCGCGATCGACCATCTGGCGCTGATGGCGCTGGTCAGCGCGCAGCTCGGGGACCGGGACACGACGACGGCGCATCTGGCGGAGATCGCCGAGCCGGTCGGGGTGCGCGGGCTCAGCCGGCCCGCCACCGTCGCGGCCTGGGCGCTGGCCTGCCTGGACCTGGCCGACGACCGGCCCGCCGACGCCGCCGCCCGGCTGCGGCTGCGCACCGCCACCGGCGCCCAGCACCGGGTGATCCGGACGCTGGCGATCCCGCACTACGTGGAGGCGGCGGTGCGCTGCGACCAGCGGCGGCAGGCGACCCGCGCGCTGGCCGCGTACGAGGCGTGGGCGGAGGGCACCCGCAGCCCCAACCGGCTGGCGCTGGCCAACCGGTGCCGGGCGCTGCTGGCCGACGACGACGAGACGGCGATCCGGCACTTCGAGGAGGCGCTGCGGCTGCACGCCTCGGCCGACTCGGCGTTCGAGCAGGCCCGCACCGCCCTGCTGTACGGCCACCGGCTGCGCCGCAGCCGCCAGCCCCGCGCCGCCCGCGACCACCTGCGCAACGCCCTGCAGATCTTCACCGAGTACGGCGCCGAACGCTGGGCCGAACGCGCCCGCGCCGAGCTCCGCGCCGCCGGCGAGACCGTCGAGCCCGCCGCCGCCCCCGCCGGCCTGGACCTGCTGACCCCCCAGCAACTCCAGATCGCCCGCCTGGTCGCCGAGGGCGCCACCAACCGCGAGATCGCCGCCCAGCTCACCCTGAGCCCCCGCACGATCGAGCACCACCTCCGCAACATCTTCGCCCGCCTGGACATCCGCTCCCGCGTCGAACTGACCATGCTGCTCACCGGCGGCGGAGCCCTCTCCCGCTGA
- a CDS encoding ABC transporter substrate-binding protein: MLAPRFHPPGFHGGPVRLAALTLVVAGLAGCAGKATAQYSDSMRTGPGVAADKITVAALTDLTGPYAPLGKGVTQAQRLYFDRFNDAGGACGRKVELVVRDHGYDVRKAVTAYTEVAPHSAAIPQIIGSPITAALRARIEADRVLTVPQAWAHTLLGSKYVQIVGTTYDVDMVNGVEFLTKEHGLRAGDRIGHLYLQGDYGDSAVTGSRWAARQSRLELVEHEVAPTDNDMTAAVAAFRRAGVRAVLVSVGPLQAASLVGASAAKGLDVPFVASNSAFAEQLLDTPVGPYFEKDFYVLSAAAPPSAPIEGIRQVARDYRKTYRGQPVDLAVIAGYGAAATVGEALKKACSMRDLSREGIVAAHRSNSQFLTGLGGPAQDYSRWTVPAARSAYVLKPDRDELGGLKIHRQPVESPLAEKYTPPS; encoded by the coding sequence GTGCTCGCTCCACGTTTCCACCCCCCCGGCTTCCACGGTGGTCCGGTCCGTCTGGCGGCCCTCACACTCGTGGTGGCCGGGCTCGCGGGCTGCGCCGGCAAGGCGACGGCGCAGTACTCCGACTCCATGCGGACCGGGCCCGGTGTGGCCGCAGACAAGATCACCGTTGCCGCGCTGACCGACCTGACCGGCCCCTACGCCCCGCTGGGCAAGGGGGTGACCCAGGCGCAGAGGCTGTACTTCGATCGGTTCAACGACGCCGGCGGGGCCTGCGGGCGCAAGGTGGAGCTGGTCGTCCGCGACCACGGGTACGACGTGCGCAAGGCGGTGACCGCCTACACCGAGGTCGCGCCGCACTCGGCGGCCATCCCGCAGATCATCGGCTCCCCCATCACCGCGGCGCTGCGGGCCCGGATCGAGGCCGACCGGGTGCTGACCGTGCCCCAGGCGTGGGCGCACACCCTGCTCGGCAGCAAGTACGTGCAGATCGTGGGCACCACCTACGACGTCGACATGGTCAACGGCGTCGAGTTCCTGACCAAGGAGCACGGCCTGCGCGCCGGCGACAGGATCGGGCACCTGTACCTGCAGGGCGACTACGGCGACAGCGCCGTCACCGGCTCCCGGTGGGCCGCCCGGCAGTCCCGGCTGGAGCTGGTCGAGCACGAGGTCGCGCCCACCGACAACGACATGACCGCGGCGGTCGCCGCGTTCCGCCGGGCCGGCGTGCGGGCGGTGCTGGTGAGCGTCGGCCCGCTGCAGGCGGCCTCGCTGGTCGGGGCCTCCGCCGCCAAGGGGCTGGACGTGCCCTTCGTGGCCAGCAACTCGGCGTTCGCCGAGCAACTGCTGGACACCCCGGTCGGCCCGTACTTCGAGAAGGACTTCTACGTGCTCAGCGCGGCGGCCCCGCCGTCCGCGCCGATCGAGGGCATCCGGCAGGTCGCCCGTGACTACCGGAAGACCTACCGGGGGCAGCCGGTCGACCTCGCGGTGATCGCGGGGTACGGCGCGGCCGCCACCGTCGGGGAGGCCCTCAAGAAGGCCTGTTCCATGCGCGACCTCAGCCGTGAGGGCATCGTGGCCGCGCACCGTTCCAACTCCCAGTTCCTCACCGGGCTGGGCGGTCCGGCGCAGGACTACTCCCGGTGGACCGTCCCGGCGGCCCGTTCCGCCTACGTGCTCAAGCCCGACCGCGACGAACTCGGCGGGCTGAAGATACACCGCCAGCCCGTGGAGTCCCCGCTGGCGGAGAAATACACCCCACCCAGCTGA